From Hippea alviniae EP5-r, the proteins below share one genomic window:
- a CDS encoding ATP-binding protein: MNTRTFRNKKLIDRDKEINFFLDWFNQLPGLILWVYGPKSSGKTTLIEYVVEKELFEDFENLKPKGNWWVKYINLREKLISSYETFLNSFIFPEDKTLDKTLGITFHLGVIRLDYKIFNKIKEKKNRFI; encoded by the coding sequence ATGAACACAAGAACCTTCAGAAACAAAAAACTCATAGACAGAGATAAAGAGATAAACTTCTTCCTTGATTGGTTCAATCAATTACCAGGGTTAATCCTTTGGGTTTATGGCCCAAAATCTTCAGGCAAAACAACACTCATTGAGTATGTTGTTGAAAAGGAGCTGTTTGAAGATTTTGAGAACTTAAAACCCAAAGGTAATTGGTGGGTGAAGTATATAAACTTGAGAGAAAAGCTAATATCAAGCTATGAAACATTTTTAAACAGCTTTATCTTTCCAGAAGACAAGACTTTGGATAAAACGCTTGGCATAACCTTTCATTTAGGAGTTATAAGGCTTGATTATAAGATATTCAACAAGATTAAAGAGAAAAAAAATAGATTTATTTGA
- the metK gene encoding methionine adenosyltransferase, whose translation MNANETFLFTSESVTEGHPDKVADQISDAILDAIIAEDKNCRVACETMLTTGIVFVAGEISTTTYAEIPEIVRQTIKEIGYTNADYGLDYKSCAVVTSIDRQSPDIAMGVDKGEKLGAGDQGMMFGYATDETEEYLPLTIVLAHKLSKRLADVRKQGLLPYLRPDGKTQVTVRYKGFNPDKVTAVVVSAQHDPNIELEQLRKDIVQYVIRYVIPQELWDPDIKLYINPTGRFVLGGPHADTGLTGRKIIVDTYGGVAAHGGGAFSGKDPTKVDRSGAYMARYIAKNIVAAGIAKRCEVQLAYAIGVEEPVSIMLHTYGTGKLPKEDIKKLIVDTFDMTPKGMIETLDLLRPIYKKTAAYGHFGRNDKDFTWERTDKAEELRKKAGL comes from the coding sequence ATGAATGCCAATGAAACCTTCCTTTTTACATCAGAATCCGTAACAGAAGGTCATCCAGACAAGGTTGCTGACCAGATTTCAGATGCAATCTTAGATGCTATCATAGCAGAAGATAAGAATTGTCGCGTAGCATGTGAGACTATGTTGACAACAGGCATTGTTTTTGTTGCTGGTGAAATCTCAACGACAACATATGCGGAGATACCAGAAATCGTAAGACAGACCATTAAGGAGATAGGTTATACAAATGCCGATTATGGCCTTGATTATAAATCCTGTGCTGTTGTTACTTCTATTGATAGGCAATCTCCTGATATAGCAATGGGTGTTGACAAGGGAGAAAAGCTTGGTGCAGGTGACCAAGGTATGATGTTTGGCTATGCAACAGATGAGACTGAAGAGTATCTGCCACTTACAATTGTGCTGGCTCATAAGCTATCAAAAAGGCTTGCAGATGTTAGAAAACAGGGATTGCTGCCTTACTTAAGGCCTGACGGTAAAACGCAGGTTACAGTTAGATACAAGGGGTTTAATCCGGATAAGGTTACGGCTGTTGTTGTGTCTGCTCAGCATGACCCAAACATAGAGCTTGAGCAACTAAGAAAGGATATAGTTCAATATGTTATACGATATGTAATTCCGCAGGAGCTATGGGACCCAGACATTAAACTTTACATAAACCCAACAGGTAGATTTGTGCTCGGCGGTCCACATGCAGATACAGGCTTAACAGGAAGAAAAATTATAGTTGATACATACGGTGGTGTTGCAGCTCACGGTGGCGGTGCTTTTTCTGGAAAAGACCCAACAAAGGTTGATAGATCCGGTGCTTATATGGCTCGCTATATCGCCAAGAACATTGTTGCAGCAGGTATAGCAAAAAGATGTGAAGTTCAGCTTGCGTACGCTATCGGCGTTGAAGAGCCAGTCAGCATTATGCTTCACACATACGGCACGGGTAAATTGCCCAAAGAAGATATCAAAAAACTGATTGTTGACACATTTGATATGACGCCAAAGGGCATGATAGAGACACTTGACCTTCTAAGACCAATTTATAAAAAGACAGCAGCTTATGGACATTTTGGAAGAAACGATAAGGATTTCACCTGGGAGAGAACAGATAAAGCAGAAGAGTTAAGAAAAAAGGCGGGGTTATAA
- the ahcY gene encoding adenosylhomocysteinase: MDYDVKDLSLADLGKDRIEWAFQTMDVLKSIQNDFEKNKPLEGKTIGACLHVTTETANLMITLKKGGADVYLCASNPLSTQDDVAAALVKHYDIPVFAIKGEDRDTYYKHLNAVLDKNPNITMDDGADLVSLLHSDRKEQAKNIIGSTEETTTGVIRLKSMEKNGVLAFPVIAVNDANTKHMFDNRYGTGQSTIDGIIRATNRLIAGSVFVVCGYGWCGKGLAARAKGMGANVIVTEVDPLRALEAVMDGFRVMPIAEASKVGDFFCTVTGDMHVIRKEHFELMKDGAIVANAGHFDIEIDVKGLKEISVSERDIRPFVREYKLKNGKRIYLLAEGRLVNLSAAEGHPSSVMDMSFANQALAAKYLVEHGAELEKKVYKVPDELDNMIATLKLKSMGIEHDELTEEQREYLVSWTIGT; encoded by the coding sequence ATGGATTACGATGTAAAGGATTTGTCTTTAGCTGATTTAGGTAAAGACAGAATAGAATGGGCTTTTCAAACAATGGATGTTTTAAAGTCCATTCAGAATGATTTTGAGAAGAATAAGCCTTTAGAAGGTAAAACCATAGGTGCATGTCTGCATGTTACGACAGAGACGGCAAATCTGATGATAACGCTAAAAAAGGGCGGTGCTGATGTTTATCTGTGTGCATCAAACCCACTCTCGACACAGGATGATGTTGCAGCAGCTTTGGTTAAGCATTACGACATACCAGTTTTTGCTATTAAGGGTGAAGACAGAGATACATACTACAAGCATTTAAATGCTGTTTTGGATAAAAACCCAAATATTACAATGGATGATGGAGCAGACCTTGTCTCTTTATTGCATTCAGACAGAAAAGAGCAAGCAAAGAATATTATAGGCTCAACGGAAGAGACAACGACAGGTGTTATAAGACTAAAAAGTATGGAAAAGAACGGCGTTTTGGCATTTCCTGTTATTGCAGTAAACGATGCAAACACAAAACACATGTTTGACAATAGATACGGAACAGGCCAGTCAACAATTGATGGTATAATTAGAGCAACAAATAGACTAATTGCAGGCAGTGTGTTTGTTGTTTGTGGATATGGTTGGTGTGGAAAAGGCCTTGCAGCAAGAGCTAAAGGAATGGGTGCGAATGTTATTGTAACGGAAGTTGACCCTTTAAGGGCACTCGAAGCTGTTATGGATGGCTTTAGGGTTATGCCCATAGCTGAAGCTTCGAAGGTTGGTGATTTCTTCTGCACGGTTACGGGTGATATGCATGTTATAAGAAAAGAGCATTTTGAGTTGATGAAGGATGGTGCAATTGTTGCCAATGCTGGGCATTTTGATATAGAGATAGATGTGAAAGGTCTAAAGGAGATATCTGTATCAGAAAGGGATATAAGGCCGTTTGTAAGGGAGTATAAGCTCAAAAACGGAAAGAGAATTTACCTGCTTGCTGAAGGTAGGCTTGTTAATTTATCTGCTGCTGAAGGCCATCCATCTTCTGTTATGGATATGAGTTTTGCCAATCAGGCTTTGGCTGCGAAGTATCTTGTTGAGCACGGAGCTGAGCTTGAGAAAAAGGTTTATAAAGTGCCAGACGAACTTGACAATATGATAGCAACACTGAAGCTTAAATCTATGGGCATTGAACATGATGAGTTAACAGAAGAGCAAAGGGAGTATTTGGTAAGTTGGACGATAGGAACATAA
- a CDS encoding Mrp/NBP35 family ATP-binding protein — translation MKNRVMDELKKVFYPGKTHSVVKEGIIDDVEVDGGKVIVKIKTKEKNQAVIDMLKKSIPLALKRIDGVEDVELQIEKIVEEKEKVANIRWVIATTSGKGGVGKSTVSVNTALALAKFGYRVGLLDADIYGPNIPTMMGIEGVPVMLDPNHKDKILPTEKYGIKVLSIGNLVPKDAAIIWRGALIHQAIKQFLEDVSWGNLDFLMVDLPPGTGDAQLTLAQETKVAGGIIVITPQNVAMSDAAKAYDFFEKLKIPTLGVVENMSYFVCPHCGARTDIFDHGGARKFAEDKGLTFLGEIPIDVEVREGGDKGKPIVIANPTSPVAQAFEDVARNIVEKVKALS, via the coding sequence ATGAAAAATAGAGTGATGGATGAGCTAAAGAAGGTCTTTTATCCGGGAAAAACCCATAGCGTTGTGAAAGAAGGGATAATTGATGATGTAGAAGTTGATGGTGGAAAAGTTATTGTTAAGATAAAGACGAAAGAGAAGAATCAAGCCGTAATTGATATGCTTAAGAAGAGCATTCCACTTGCTCTAAAAAGGATTGACGGTGTTGAAGATGTTGAACTTCAGATAGAAAAAATTGTTGAAGAAAAAGAGAAGGTTGCAAACATTAGATGGGTTATAGCGACCACATCGGGTAAAGGTGGTGTTGGAAAAAGCACGGTAAGTGTTAACACTGCGTTGGCGTTGGCTAAATTTGGGTATAGAGTTGGATTGCTTGATGCTGATATTTATGGTCCTAATATACCAACAATGATGGGTATTGAAGGTGTGCCTGTAATGCTTGACCCTAATCATAAAGATAAGATTCTGCCAACGGAGAAGTATGGGATAAAGGTTTTATCCATAGGGAATCTTGTGCCTAAGGATGCAGCAATAATTTGGAGAGGTGCTTTGATTCATCAGGCAATAAAGCAGTTCTTGGAAGACGTGAGCTGGGGTAATCTTGATTTTCTTATGGTTGACCTACCCCCTGGCACTGGTGATGCTCAGCTTACTTTAGCTCAAGAAACAAAAGTTGCAGGTGGGATAATAGTAATAACCCCGCAGAATGTTGCCATGAGCGATGCTGCAAAGGCTTATGACTTTTTTGAAAAGCTAAAGATTCCAACTTTGGGTGTTGTGGAAAATATGAGTTATTTTGTCTGTCCACATTGTGGAGCAAGAACGGACATTTTCGACCATGGTGGAGCAAGAAAATTTGCAGAAGATAAAGGTTTGACATTTTTAGGTGAGATACCTATAGATGTTGAAGTCAGAGAAGGTGGAGATAAGGGTAAACCAATTGTAATTGCAAATCCAACTTCGCCTGTGGCTCAAGCCTTTGAAGATGTAGCAAGGAATATTGTTGAAAAGGTTAAAGCCCTAAGCTAA
- a CDS encoding TIGR00153 family protein, producing the protein MGIFDLFRKSPFIAIGEMMREVMECTNRIPSLYDAFVNGDYEKVQQTAKEISDHEYRTDEIKNSIRQSLPNSIFMPVARGDLLQIITSMDAIADRTEDLGVLMTFKKIAVPEELKKKIDDFVKVVLKVVELSKSVIDELETLREASFTGPEARHIVELLDKINESEHESDVFQYDLTKIVLNTEGLDCASLMLWMKIIETTGDIANAAEKMANRIRLIISQ; encoded by the coding sequence ATGGGTATTTTTGATTTATTTAGGAAGTCGCCGTTTATAGCAATAGGCGAGATGATGCGGGAAGTGATGGAGTGCACAAACAGGATACCATCGCTTTACGATGCTTTTGTTAATGGTGATTATGAGAAAGTGCAGCAGACAGCAAAAGAGATATCTGACCATGAATATAGAACGGATGAGATAAAGAATAGTATAAGGCAAAGCTTGCCAAACAGTATATTTATGCCTGTTGCAAGAGGTGATTTGCTCCAGATTATAACATCTATGGATGCTATAGCTGATAGGACAGAAGATTTAGGAGTGTTGATGACCTTTAAAAAGATTGCCGTTCCGGAAGAGTTAAAGAAAAAGATAGATGACTTTGTTAAAGTTGTACTAAAAGTTGTTGAACTTTCGAAAAGTGTTATAGACGAACTCGAAACACTAAGAGAGGCAAGTTTTACAGGTCCTGAAGCAAGGCACATAGTTGAACTGCTTGACAAAATTAACGAAAGCGAACATGAGTCTGATGTTTTTCAGTATGACTTGACAAAAATCGTTTTGAATACAGAAGGTCTTGACTGCGCGTCGTTAATGCTTTGGATGAAGATAATTGAGACTACGGGCGATATAGCCAACGCTGCTGAAAAAATGGCAAACAGGATTAGGCTAATTATATCCCAATGA
- a CDS encoding inorganic phosphate transporter, with translation MSPLIIVLLAAAFGFYMAWNIGANDVANAMGTSVGARSVTFRQAIIIAAIFEFSGAMLVGNHVSLTVAKGIVDPFAYSKHAMIFAYGMLATLLAAALWVNLATKLGMPVSTTHSIVGGVMGFGIVTHGLSSIEWGKVATIVASWVVSPITGGIISFFIFLFISKKILADEKPVVAAKKYAPFLAFMVSMVLVFSMLYKGLKNLHLNFTFTNALLIAAGVSVVFYAVIYKIVSNIPVDTTLPYKRRYPQVERVFAILQVITASYMAFSHGANDVANAVGPLMGAVYAAALTSHKHLEMSMWVLSIGAVGIVAGLSMYGYKVILVVGRKITDMTPSRGFAAEFGAATTVLVCSKMGLPISTTHTLVGAVIGVGLARGIGALNLKVLKDIVVSWLLTLPIAAALSAAIFMALKGLFLG, from the coding sequence ATGAGTCCGCTAATAATTGTTCTTCTGGCCGCAGCGTTTGGCTTTTATATGGCTTGGAACATAGGAGCCAACGATGTGGCCAATGCAATGGGAACAAGCGTTGGTGCCCGTAGTGTAACCTTTCGTCAGGCTATAATAATCGCCGCTATATTTGAATTTTCTGGAGCTATGCTTGTTGGCAACCATGTTAGTCTCACTGTTGCCAAAGGCATAGTTGACCCGTTTGCTTATTCTAAGCATGCAATGATTTTTGCTTACGGAATGCTTGCCACACTGCTTGCTGCAGCTTTATGGGTTAACCTTGCAACAAAACTTGGAATGCCTGTATCAACCACTCATTCCATAGTTGGTGGTGTTATGGGTTTTGGTATTGTTACGCATGGTTTGTCTTCGATTGAGTGGGGAAAGGTTGCAACAATAGTGGCAAGCTGGGTTGTTTCACCAATAACCGGTGGGATTATATCATTTTTTATATTTCTCTTTATCTCGAAAAAGATTTTAGCAGATGAGAAACCCGTTGTTGCTGCAAAAAAGTATGCTCCATTTCTGGCTTTTATGGTTTCTATGGTTTTAGTTTTCTCGATGCTTTATAAAGGTTTGAAAAACTTACATTTAAACTTTACATTTACAAACGCTTTACTTATTGCTGCAGGTGTTAGTGTTGTTTTCTATGCCGTTATTTATAAGATAGTTAGCAATATACCCGTTGATACTACCCTACCCTACAAGAGAAGATATCCACAGGTTGAGCGTGTTTTTGCTATTTTGCAGGTTATAACCGCATCTTACATGGCGTTTTCTCATGGTGCAAACGATGTGGCAAATGCTGTTGGGCCTTTGATGGGTGCTGTTTATGCTGCTGCTTTGACTTCTCATAAGCATCTTGAGATGTCTATGTGGGTTTTGAGTATTGGTGCCGTTGGTATAGTTGCCGGTTTATCTATGTATGGATATAAGGTTATCCTGGTTGTCGGGCGTAAAATCACCGACATGACACCATCAAGAGGTTTTGCCGCAGAGTTTGGTGCTGCAACAACTGTTCTGGTTTGCTCCAAGATGGGTTTGCCCATCTCGACAACTCACACGCTTGTTGGTGCTGTTATAGGTGTTGGTCTTGCTCGTGGTATAGGCGCTTTGAATTTGAAGGTTTTGAAGGATATAGTTGTTTCTTGGCTTCTTACTTTGCCTATAGCTGCTGCCCTTTCTGCTGCAATATTTATGGCTTTGAAGGGTCTATTTTTGGGTTGA
- a CDS encoding isochorismatase family protein, with amino-acid sequence MELKRDNCMLIVIDMQEKLCKVMKNLERTTKNIRLLIEAANEFNVPMIYTEQYPKGLGETIEPLKSLLEKYNAKRFDKMSFSALKIDEIKKEIESSSKKTIILTGIESHICVLSTAIDLKNAGYDVVIAKDGTTSREDEFYSTAMDFYNGQNIAVIPAETIVFYWIEFAGTDSFKKLQKIILGRE; translated from the coding sequence ATGGAGCTAAAAAGGGATAACTGCATGCTAATTGTCATTGATATGCAGGAGAAACTCTGCAAAGTTATGAAAAATCTTGAAAGAACAACAAAGAACATAAGGTTGCTCATAGAAGCTGCAAATGAGTTTAATGTTCCTATGATTTACACAGAGCAGTATCCTAAGGGACTTGGTGAGACGATAGAGCCTTTGAAGTCCTTACTTGAGAAGTATAACGCTAAGCGCTTTGATAAGATGTCTTTTTCTGCATTGAAAATTGATGAGATAAAAAAAGAGATAGAAAGTTCTTCCAAAAAAACAATAATTTTAACTGGTATAGAGTCTCATATCTGTGTTCTTTCAACAGCCATTGACCTTAAAAATGCAGGATACGATGTTGTCATAGCTAAAGACGGAACAACTTCAAGGGAAGATGAGTTTTACAGCACTGCTATGGACTTTTATAACGGCCAGAACATAGCAGTAATACCAGCAGAAACCATCGTATTTTATTGGATTGAGTTTGCTGGGACAGACTCGTTTAAAAAGCTTCAGAAGATTATTCTTGGCAGAGAATAA
- a CDS encoding ArnT family glycosyltransferase encodes MFERFLKDKRSIFLYSLLLFSIGSFGITFFPPDEPKYVDAALRMIETGNYVVPFFNCHIRFDKPILYYWELVLFFKVFFVDGLIKAGIDPLGIVEYAARLPSIITASFTAVYIYKLADELFDKEAAKRSVVGFVSTLFFFYLSRAVYPDMSLILFELMGVYYFIKNRYCLGWFFTALAFLVKGPIGIVSVGFTYFLYLWIVERKSGLKEFFSLKNGAGFLLFLFVSLPWYIAVYKMYGMEFVNKFFIYHNIERFTGRADQHPHSFFYFFPIAIAVLYLWLPYFIEFFRSIDFKDRKTQFLIAWFLWVFLFFSISRNKLAHYIAFGFLPLSIMFGAYASKFKNNRIKAAVVFLIEFILGAVLSFYVYKMGIYYAIPTLFFGMFFVGLLNFYKDPVKSIFYKTIALTIVAFVFLVQFEPYRATPKVWREVVKTHLPLVEYRVFNQSLVAYTRLCQKEYRSVNALPKSKDYLLYTKDKYLGDLKGFDYKILYSNMIDKDRRTALLLIHGQ; translated from the coding sequence TTGTTTGAGAGATTTTTAAAAGATAAACGGTCTATTTTCCTATACTCGCTTCTGCTCTTTTCAATAGGTTCGTTTGGTATTACATTTTTCCCGCCTGATGAACCAAAATATGTAGATGCAGCTCTGCGCATGATAGAAACAGGCAACTATGTAGTGCCCTTTTTTAACTGCCATATCAGGTTTGACAAGCCCATCCTTTACTATTGGGAGCTTGTTTTGTTTTTTAAAGTGTTTTTTGTTGATGGCTTGATAAAGGCTGGAATAGACCCGCTTGGTATAGTTGAGTATGCAGCACGACTGCCTTCAATTATAACAGCTTCGTTTACTGCTGTTTATATTTACAAGTTAGCTGATGAGTTGTTTGATAAAGAAGCTGCAAAAAGGTCTGTTGTTGGTTTTGTTTCAACTCTATTTTTCTTCTATCTTTCTCGAGCTGTTTATCCTGATATGAGCCTTATTCTGTTTGAGCTTATGGGTGTTTACTATTTTATTAAAAATAGATACTGCTTGGGTTGGTTTTTTACGGCATTAGCATTTCTCGTTAAAGGGCCTATAGGCATTGTTAGTGTTGGTTTTACCTATTTTTTGTATCTCTGGATAGTTGAAAGAAAAAGCGGTCTAAAGGAGTTTTTTTCTTTAAAAAATGGCGCTGGGTTTCTCTTGTTTCTTTTTGTCAGTCTTCCGTGGTATATAGCTGTTTATAAAATGTATGGGATGGAGTTTGTAAATAAGTTTTTTATTTATCACAATATAGAAAGGTTTACGGGAAGAGCAGACCAACACCCGCACTCATTCTTTTACTTCTTTCCTATAGCTATAGCAGTTTTGTATCTGTGGTTGCCCTATTTTATTGAGTTTTTTAGAAGCATTGATTTCAAGGATAGAAAAACACAGTTTCTTATTGCTTGGTTTCTGTGGGTTTTTCTTTTCTTTTCTATCTCGAGAAACAAACTTGCCCATTATATAGCATTTGGTTTTTTGCCGTTGTCAATCATGTTTGGTGCATATGCTTCTAAATTTAAAAATAATAGGATTAAGGCAGCCGTAGTGTTTCTGATTGAGTTTATCTTAGGAGCTGTTCTCTCTTTTTATGTTTACAAGATGGGCATCTATTATGCTATTCCGACTCTCTTTTTTGGAATGTTCTTCGTTGGGCTTTTGAACTTTTACAAAGACCCTGTTAAGTCAATTTTTTATAAAACTATCGCCCTTACGATTGTTGCTTTTGTATTTCTTGTCCAGTTTGAACCATACAGGGCAACACCAAAAGTCTGGAGAGAAGTTGTAAAAACTCACTTGCCTTTAGTTGAGTATAGGGTGTTTAACCAATCGCTCGTGGCTTATACAAGATTGTGTCAAAAAGAGTATAGAAGTGTCAATGCCCTTCCTAAGAGTAAGGATTATCTCTTATACACAAAGGATAAATACTTGGGTGATTTAAAGGGTTTTGATTATAAAATTCTGTATTCAAACATGATAGATAAGGATAGAAGAACAGCTCTTCTTTTAATTCATGGACAATAG
- a CDS encoding Wadjet anti-phage system protein JetD domain-containing protein: MDNRYLEKAKEKILNFMKTEYKGEDIRFCSAFLFGDSKLIEKNKPLADLFNSLAIVERPNIIYIRTDTELEINGVNIKDLTEKLHLAAFFGGDVKSIKQVKCDVIISENLSFFMSEKPNNSIFLYNKGFHLTKQISHFVEKLTFNKLVFFGDVDCQGVAIFNSFKRFFGNIEFYPDFETVKFIVEHYNLPLPKDECESEDFEHLKELVEFLKEKKVRIEQEFLQVLFYRKELNKPRWIR; the protein is encoded by the coding sequence ATGGACAATAGATATTTAGAAAAAGCCAAAGAGAAGATATTGAACTTTATGAAAACAGAGTATAAAGGAGAAGATATAAGATTTTGCTCTGCTTTTCTATTTGGTGATTCGAAGCTTATTGAAAAGAATAAACCACTTGCCGATTTGTTTAACTCTCTTGCTATAGTTGAAAGACCGAACATTATTTACATAAGAACGGATACCGAGCTTGAGATTAATGGTGTAAATATAAAGGACTTGACAGAGAAACTGCATCTTGCAGCCTTTTTTGGTGGTGATGTAAAAAGCATAAAACAGGTTAAGTGTGATGTTATTATAAGTGAGAATCTCTCATTTTTCATGAGCGAAAAGCCCAACAACTCAATCTTTCTTTACAATAAAGGATTTCACTTGACCAAACAGATAAGCCATTTTGTTGAAAAGTTAACCTTCAACAAACTGGTATTTTTCGGTGATGTTGATTGTCAGGGCGTTGCAATTTTCAACTCTTTTAAAAGGTTTTTTGGCAATATAGAGTTTTATCCCGATTTTGAAACTGTTAAATTTATTGTTGAGCATTATAATCTCCCTTTACCTAAGGATGAGTGTGAGTCTGAAGATTTTGAGCACCTAAAAGAGCTGGTGGAATTTTTGAAAGAGAAAAAGGTAAGGATAGAGCAGGAGTTTTTACAGGTTTTATTCTACAGAAAGGAGTTAAATAAGCCAAGATGGATAAGGTGA
- a CDS encoding molybdopterin-dependent oxidoreductase, protein MDKVRMFCAKDCPDTCEFNAWIEGENLKIQPKGWDFLKKPFVCRKLSDFYKREILDNNAESMVNGKRVSVDTALKEFANFLKSSKDKKILYYRGSGNLGYAMFGWDCVFSKFDNVYFVDGSPCDETGIEAHIEDFGCCVNPDIKQIEKADAVVIFGKNAFAVSPHLYMYLKILNKPIVYIDPIRTETAKLGKFIRINPAADGSLAYALIDALGYENLADSESAFYKTGLRYEEFEYLVELFKNNKNIAIIEGYGLQRYRNGKNSIQWINRLAYLSGNLDFLFYSRSSKEGLKKPNISPRNRVFISDIADLLKDNFFDAFIVVASNPVMSLPDADIWQKALESKFFVSIDTSLTESSSLADIFIKVSGMFAQKDIQGSYFFDKTLKKEPLVKGISDLDAAKRVAKLLDFEIDVNLNDIFTSKKPTRRVNFREIGLKEPFNEQGKVRFLSIAKGDYLNSQGKHLNDETVYLSKEIASNLDIKEGETVYVVNNEKSETFVASITDKVKGNIALVYKSRSPKTNRIFKSIPTDTKRAIAYNDTFVEIKKEGH, encoded by the coding sequence ATGGATAAGGTGAGAATGTTTTGTGCAAAGGATTGCCCAGATACATGTGAGTTTAATGCATGGATAGAAGGTGAAAATCTTAAAATTCAGCCAAAAGGGTGGGATTTTCTAAAAAAGCCATTTGTCTGCAGGAAGTTAAGCGATTTTTATAAAAGAGAGATATTGGATAACAATGCAGAAAGCATGGTTAATGGTAAAAGGGTAAGTGTTGATACTGCCTTGAAAGAGTTTGCCAATTTTTTGAAGAGCTCTAAAGATAAAAAGATTCTTTACTATCGTGGCTCTGGTAATCTTGGGTATGCAATGTTTGGATGGGATTGTGTATTCTCTAAATTTGATAATGTCTATTTTGTTGACGGCAGTCCGTGTGATGAGACGGGTATAGAAGCTCATATTGAAGATTTTGGTTGTTGTGTTAATCCTGATATTAAACAGATTGAAAAAGCCGATGCAGTTGTTATTTTTGGCAAAAACGCCTTTGCGGTGTCGCCACACCTTTACATGTATTTGAAAATTTTAAACAAACCGATTGTATATATCGACCCGATAAGGACAGAGACGGCAAAACTTGGCAAGTTTATAAGAATAAATCCGGCAGCAGATGGGTCTTTAGCTTATGCTCTAATAGATGCCTTGGGTTATGAGAATTTAGCCGATAGTGAGTCTGCTTTTTACAAGACGGGTTTAAGATATGAAGAGTTTGAGTATCTGGTTGAGTTGTTCAAAAACAACAAAAATATAGCCATAATCGAAGGATACGGCCTTCAAAGGTATAGAAATGGTAAAAACTCAATTCAGTGGATAAACAGACTTGCCTATTTAAGCGGTAATCTCGATTTTCTGTTTTACTCTCGCTCATCAAAAGAAGGCTTAAAAAAGCCCAATATCTCACCAAGAAATCGGGTTTTTATAAGTGATATTGCGGATTTGTTAAAAGATAACTTTTTTGATGCCTTTATTGTTGTGGCTTCAAACCCTGTTATGAGCTTGCCAGACGCTGATATTTGGCAAAAGGCTTTAGAAAGTAAGTTTTTTGTTTCTATTGATACGAGTCTTACGGAGTCTTCATCTCTTGCCGATATTTTTATAAAGGTTAGCGGAATGTTTGCTCAAAAGGATATTCAAGGGAGCTATTTTTTTGACAAAACCCTAAAAAAAGAACCGCTTGTTAAAGGAATTAGTGATCTTGATGCCGCAAAAAGAGTTGCTAAACTTTTGGATTTTGAAATTGATGTGAATTTGAATGACATTTTTACATCCAAAAAGCCAACAAGAAGAGTCAATTTTAGAGAGATAGGATTAAAAGAGCCGTTTAACGAACAGGGAAAGGTTAGGTTTTTAAGTATAGCAAAAGGAGATTATCTAAACTCTCAGGGCAAACATTTAAACGACGAGACGGTTTATTTGTCAAAAGAGATAGCATCAAATCTTGATATAAAAGAAGGTGAAACTGTTTATGTTGTCAATAACGAGAAAAGCGAGACATTTGTTGCTTCGATTACAGATAAAGTAAAAGGCAATATAGCACTTGTTTACAAAAGCAGAAGTCCAAAAACAAACAGAATCTTTAAAAGCATTCCGACGGATACAAAAAGGGCTATAGCATACAACGATACATTCGTTGAGATAAAAAAGGAAGGGCATTAA